A DNA window from Agarivorans sp. TSD2052 contains the following coding sequences:
- a CDS encoding bifunctional protein-serine/threonine kinase/phosphatase, whose product MTSQLSVSIGQCSDKGRKALNQDCYGVSTPRGSQLSHKGFAAVMADGISSSEVSQVASETAVKSFLDDYYCTSEVWSVQHSAEKVLDATNSWLYSQSQQSPYHYDKNKGYVCTFSALVIKGNTAHIFHVGDTRVYRLNDNGLEQLTKDHRLWAGENKSYLSRALGISEYCEFDYQSLRVSTGDIFLLATDGVYEFIDAALVNSTIQNYPDDLEVAAKHIVEQAYAAGSDDNLSLQIIRVDQLASQTGLLLKKQVEVLPFPPLLEARMQFDGYSIVRQIHASSRSHVYLALDEQSGQQVILKTPSVDMREVPEYLERFLTEEWIARRINSAYVLKANRTPRERNYLYTVFEYVEGQTLAQWITDNPKADLSRVREIVEQVAKGLRAFHRMDMLHQDLKPDNIMIDKTGTIKIIDFGSVWAAGLAEQTQEITQQHLLGTALYSAPELFLGEGGSTRAELFSLAVISYYMLSGRYPYGTKVAGAKSRAAQKRLVYQSVLDKDSEVPVWIDDALEKALQVNPQKRQEQITEFLCDLRQPNKDFLHKTRAPLVERNPVVVWQGISAILAVVVLYLVST is encoded by the coding sequence ATGACGAGCCAGCTGAGTGTTTCGATAGGCCAGTGTTCTGATAAAGGCCGTAAGGCGCTTAATCAAGATTGTTATGGCGTATCTACTCCGCGAGGCTCGCAGCTTAGTCACAAAGGGTTCGCTGCTGTTATGGCCGATGGCATTAGCAGCAGCGAAGTTAGCCAAGTCGCTAGCGAAACAGCAGTAAAAAGTTTCTTAGACGATTATTATTGTACGTCTGAAGTGTGGTCTGTGCAGCACTCGGCAGAAAAGGTGCTAGACGCTACCAACTCTTGGTTGTACTCCCAGTCGCAACAAAGCCCTTATCACTACGATAAAAACAAAGGTTATGTATGTACCTTTAGTGCCTTGGTCATTAAGGGAAATACCGCCCATATTTTTCATGTGGGGGATACGCGGGTTTATCGTTTAAATGACAATGGCCTAGAGCAACTGACAAAAGATCACCGCTTATGGGCCGGTGAAAATAAAAGTTATCTAAGTCGAGCCCTAGGTATCAGTGAATACTGTGAGTTTGATTACCAAAGTTTACGGGTTAGCACCGGCGATATTTTTCTACTCGCTACTGATGGTGTGTATGAGTTTATAGATGCCGCGTTGGTGAACAGCACTATTCAAAACTATCCTGATGATTTAGAAGTCGCCGCCAAACATATCGTTGAACAAGCCTATGCGGCAGGTAGTGACGATAACCTTAGCTTACAAATTATTCGAGTAGACCAACTAGCGTCACAAACCGGTCTGCTTCTCAAGAAACAAGTCGAAGTGCTGCCTTTTCCGCCGCTGTTAGAGGCGCGAATGCAGTTTGATGGCTACAGCATTGTTCGACAAATTCATGCCAGTAGTCGTAGCCATGTTTATTTGGCCTTAGATGAGCAATCGGGTCAGCAGGTTATTCTTAAAACGCCGTCGGTTGATATGCGCGAGGTGCCAGAGTATTTAGAGCGTTTTCTTACTGAAGAATGGATAGCACGGCGCATTAACAGTGCGTATGTGCTCAAAGCCAACCGAACCCCGCGTGAACGTAATTATTTGTATACCGTATTTGAATACGTAGAAGGGCAAACACTCGCTCAGTGGATTACCGACAACCCAAAAGCCGACCTTAGCAGGGTAAGAGAAATTGTTGAGCAGGTGGCTAAAGGATTGCGAGCGTTTCATCGCATGGACATGCTGCATCAAGATCTCAAGCCCGATAACATCATGATAGATAAAACCGGCACCATTAAAATTATCGATTTTGGTTCTGTGTGGGCGGCAGGTCTTGCCGAGCAAACCCAAGAGATAACCCAACAGCATTTATTAGGCACTGCCTTATACTCTGCCCCAGAGTTGTTTTTAGGTGAGGGAGGAAGCACTCGTGCCGAGCTGTTCTCTTTAGCCGTTATCAGCTATTACATGTTGTCTGGGCGTTACCCCTACGGGACAAAAGTGGCAGGCGCCAAAAGCCGAGCTGCGCAAAAACGCTTGGTTTACCAATCGGTGCTAGATAAAGACAGTGAAGTACCGGTGTGGATAGATGATGCTTTAGAAAAAGCGTTACAAGTTAACCCCCAAAAGCGCCAAGAACAAATCACCGAATTTCTCTGTGATTTACGCCAACCTAATAAAGACTTTTTACATAAAACACGGGCACCTTTAGTAGAGCGTAACCCGGTGGTTGTATGGCAGGGAATATCTGCGATTTTAGCTGTGGTGGTACTTTATTTAGTGAGTACCTAG
- a CDS encoding hemolysin family protein gives MFLLVSFLCLAIFVSFLCSVLEAVLLSVSPSYIQLQQQQYPKMASNLAKLKDSIDKPLAAILTLNTVAHTAGAAGVGAQVASLYGSQYLAISSAIMTVLVLVLSEIIPKTLGVTYWRKLAPFAAWLLPIMIKVFYPFVWLSDRITDRIGKHEEDFSSLREEISALAELGHQQGVIEPGESQVLRNLLQLEKLKVTEVMTPRAVVHRIEQQSTVADFIASHLAEPFSRIPVYQDDRDNFVSYVHKQDIMGAALNNLGDKPVGDLSRDLLMLPASVSVRHAYQSLLQARDLIAVVVNEYGEVQGLLTMEDILETLLGQEIIDESDAIEDMQRLARFQWLRRLRSKKQRYSR, from the coding sequence TAGTGAGTTTTTTGTGTCTTGCTATTTTTGTGTCCTTTCTATGTTCGGTGCTAGAGGCTGTGTTGCTCAGCGTATCGCCTAGTTATATTCAGTTGCAGCAGCAACAGTACCCCAAAATGGCCAGCAATTTAGCCAAATTGAAAGACAGTATCGATAAGCCTTTAGCGGCAATTTTAACCCTCAATACCGTAGCACATACTGCCGGAGCGGCAGGTGTAGGTGCCCAAGTAGCCTCACTATACGGCTCCCAATATCTGGCTATTTCGTCGGCCATTATGACGGTGCTGGTATTGGTATTATCCGAAATCATCCCCAAAACCTTAGGTGTAACCTACTGGCGTAAGCTGGCCCCTTTCGCCGCTTGGCTGCTACCGATAATGATTAAGGTTTTTTATCCTTTTGTTTGGTTAAGCGACCGTATTACCGATCGCATTGGCAAGCATGAAGAAGACTTCTCAAGCTTGCGCGAAGAAATCAGCGCATTAGCCGAACTGGGTCACCAGCAAGGGGTGATTGAGCCAGGTGAATCGCAAGTATTGCGCAACTTACTGCAACTAGAAAAGTTAAAAGTCACCGAAGTAATGACCCCACGCGCAGTGGTACATCGCATCGAACAGCAAAGTACCGTGGCCGACTTTATTGCATCACACTTAGCCGAGCCTTTCTCGCGGATCCCTGTATACCAAGATGATCGCGACAATTTTGTTTCCTATGTACATAAGCAAGACATCATGGGGGCGGCACTCAATAATCTTGGTGATAAACCAGTAGGTGATTTGTCTCGTGATCTACTCATGCTTCCCGCCAGTGTCAGCGTGCGTCATGCCTATCAGAGCTTGTTGCAAGCCCGCGATTTAATTGCAGTGGTAGTAAACGAATATGGCGAAGTACAAGGTTTACTGACTATGGAAGATATATTGGAAACCTTACTTGGCCAAGAAATCATTGACGAGAGTGACGCCATTGAAGATATGCAACGCCTAGCTCGCTTCCAATGGTTACGCCGTTTACGCAGTAAGAAACAACGTTACAGCCGCTAG
- the cynS gene encoding cyanase, translating into MITSREEVTQLIVATKVKKGIKWSEVATAIGLSKEWTTAACLGQMTFDKSQAEVVGDLFELSDEAVAWLQIAPYKGSLPTAVPTDPLIYRWYEVVNVYGSTIKELIHEEFGDGIMSAIDFSMDIKREENPNGDRVNVVLSGKFLPYKTY; encoded by the coding sequence ATGATTACCAGTAGAGAAGAAGTAACCCAGTTAATTGTTGCCACTAAAGTGAAAAAAGGCATTAAATGGAGTGAAGTGGCAACGGCCATTGGTTTGTCTAAAGAGTGGACTACCGCCGCTTGTTTAGGGCAAATGACCTTTGATAAGTCTCAAGCAGAAGTGGTGGGCGACTTATTTGAGTTATCTGACGAAGCCGTAGCCTGGTTGCAAATAGCCCCTTACAAAGGCTCGCTGCCAACGGCTGTGCCAACTGATCCGCTTATTTATCGCTGGTATGAAGTGGTTAACGTATATGGCAGCACTATCAAAGAACTCATTCACGAAGAGTTTGGTGATGGCATTATGAGCGCGATTGATTTCTCTATGGATATTAAGCGTGAGGAAAACCCAAACGGTGATCGGGTAAATGTGGTGTTATCGGGTAAGTTCTTGCCTTACAAGACCTATTAA